One window of the Terriglobia bacterium genome contains the following:
- a CDS encoding phosphoribosylanthranilate isomerase, translated as MWVKICGNTNLEDARLVVDAGADAVGFVFGPSRRQVTPEEVAEITPHLPDKIEKVGVFVDETHERIAEIVRTAGLTAIQLQGDETPETVAELRNLNLRMVVKVVWASAGIGTIPQRIAAHRPNVDSILLDSGSVAVRGGTGTRFDWTEVAAQLRRVQNGTRIIVAGGLNPSNVATAIATLHPWGVDVATGVEREPGKKDPEKVRAFVAAARKAGN; from the coding sequence ATGTGGGTAAAGATCTGTGGAAACACGAACCTGGAAGATGCGCGGTTAGTTGTCGACGCCGGCGCCGATGCCGTCGGCTTCGTTTTCGGGCCCAGCCGCCGCCAAGTCACCCCTGAGGAGGTCGCGGAGATTACGCCGCACCTGCCCGACAAAATTGAAAAGGTCGGAGTGTTCGTCGACGAAACTCACGAACGCATCGCCGAAATCGTCCGCACCGCGGGACTCACTGCGATCCAGTTGCAAGGCGACGAAACGCCCGAGACCGTCGCAGAGCTCCGAAATCTGAACCTCCGGATGGTGGTAAAGGTCGTCTGGGCCAGCGCCGGAATCGGCACCATACCGCAAAGAATCGCTGCCCATCGGCCGAACGTAGATAGTATCCTGCTGGATTCAGGCAGCGTTGCCGTGCGCGGCGGCACCGGAACGCGGTTCGATTGGACCGAGGTTGCAGCACAACTTCGGCGCGTTCAGAATGGCACGCGCATCATCGTTGCAGGTGGGTTGAACCCATCGAATGTCGCGACCGCCATCGCAACGTTGCATCCATGGGGCGTTGACGTGGCTACCGGAGTCGAGCGCGAGCCCGGCAAGAAAGACCCGGAGAAGGTTCGCGCCTTTGTCGCCGCCGCACGCAAGGCAGGGAATTAG
- the trpB gene encoding tryptophan synthase subunit beta, with translation MASKNATAIAEPKASVKKPARSVEGRFGSYGGRYVPETLMAPLQELEAAFEEARRDKKFQQELEQLLRDYAGRPTPLFYAERLTEQLGGARIYLKREDLLHTGAHKINNCLGQALLAKRMGKRRIIAETGAGQHGVATATVCALFGFDCTVYMGTEDMRRQELNVFRMRLLGAEVRGVDAGSRTLKDAINEAMRDWVTNVRTTHYLLGSVLGAHPYPVMVREFHRCIGREAKAQIMKKEGKLPTMIIACVGGGSNAIGIFFEFIPDEKVQLVGVEAGGRGRNLGDHAARFRGGSPGVLQGTYSYVLQDNDGQICPTHSVSAGLDYPAIGPEHAMLAESGRAEYVAASDQEALAATSLLARTEGIIPALESSHAIAECVKRAPKMKKSDVIIVNVSGRGDKDIGIMRENLSF, from the coding sequence ATGGCTTCCAAGAACGCAACCGCAATCGCCGAGCCCAAAGCATCCGTCAAAAAGCCGGCTCGCTCTGTCGAAGGCCGCTTCGGATCGTACGGCGGGCGCTATGTCCCTGAGACCCTGATGGCGCCGCTCCAGGAACTCGAAGCCGCATTCGAAGAGGCCCGCCGGGATAAGAAGTTCCAGCAGGAACTGGAACAACTCCTGCGCGATTACGCTGGCCGCCCAACGCCCCTATTCTATGCCGAGCGTCTCACTGAGCAACTTGGCGGCGCCAGGATTTACCTCAAGCGCGAGGACCTGCTCCACACCGGCGCGCACAAGATCAACAATTGCCTCGGCCAGGCACTGCTCGCAAAACGTATGGGCAAGCGCCGCATCATCGCCGAAACCGGCGCCGGGCAGCACGGCGTCGCCACCGCAACCGTCTGCGCGCTATTCGGCTTCGACTGCACCGTCTACATGGGCACCGAGGACATGCGCCGACAGGAACTCAACGTTTTCCGGATGCGCCTGCTGGGTGCGGAAGTTCGCGGAGTCGATGCCGGCTCACGCACATTGAAGGACGCAATTAATGAAGCCATGCGCGACTGGGTCACCAACGTTCGCACCACGCACTACCTGCTCGGCAGCGTGCTTGGCGCGCACCCGTACCCGGTCATGGTGCGCGAGTTCCATCGCTGCATCGGACGCGAAGCCAAGGCGCAGATCATGAAAAAGGAGGGCAAGCTTCCGACCATGATCATCGCCTGTGTTGGTGGTGGCTCCAACGCGATCGGTATCTTTTTCGAGTTCATCCCCGACGAAAAAGTTCAGCTCGTCGGCGTTGAGGCCGGCGGTCGGGGGCGCAATCTCGGCGATCACGCCGCCCGGTTCCGTGGCGGTTCGCCGGGCGTTCTTCAAGGCACTTACAGTTACGTCCTGCAGGACAACGATGGCCAGATATGCCCGACGCACTCTGTGAGTGCCGGTCTTGATTATCCGGCGATCGGTCCCGAACACGCCATGCTCGCCGAAAGCGGTCGTGCGGAATACGTCGCCGCCAGCGACCAGGAAGCGCTTGCCGCTACCAGTCTACTGGCGCGCACCGAGGGAATCATTCCAGCGCTTGAGTCTTCGCACGCGATTGCCGAATGCGTGAAGCGCGCGCCGAAAATGAAGAAATCCGATGTCATCATTGTCAACGTCTCCGGACGTGGCGACAAAGATATCGGCATCATGCGGGAGAATTTGTCGTTCTGA
- the trpC gene encoding indole-3-glycerol phosphate synthase TrpC: MAANLELLMAEARRRAVQSRATADLRLLEQRAVTHSPRGFRRRLQAVSATGPAVIAELKKASPSKGIIRSAFHVGALAFQLASAGAAALSVLTEEDHFLGSLSNLLETSAATELPCLRKDFIVDPFQLLEARAHRADAVLLIVAGLSQPELRFLYSKAKDHELDVLVEVHDEEELDRAMEIGAETIGVNSRNLKTFEVDLQTSIRLSERLPANVLKVAESGIHTPQDIAMLRAAGFQAFLVGESLMRADYPGKALRELLDAVAVAESSGAVS; this comes from the coding sequence ATGGCCGCCAATCTGGAACTCCTGATGGCCGAAGCTCGTCGCCGGGCCGTGCAGTCTCGCGCCACCGCCGACCTGCGCCTGCTGGAGCAGCGGGCCGTCACGCATTCGCCCCGCGGTTTCCGGCGCCGGCTCCAGGCGGTCAGCGCGACCGGGCCGGCAGTCATTGCCGAGTTGAAGAAGGCCTCGCCTTCAAAAGGCATCATTCGTTCTGCGTTCCACGTTGGCGCGCTCGCTTTTCAACTTGCCTCGGCCGGTGCCGCGGCCCTCTCCGTGCTTACCGAAGAGGACCATTTTCTAGGTTCCCTCAGCAATCTCCTCGAGACCTCGGCCGCCACCGAACTGCCCTGTCTGCGCAAGGACTTCATTGTCGATCCTTTCCAACTGCTCGAGGCTCGCGCCCACCGCGCCGACGCGGTTCTGCTGATCGTTGCCGGGCTGAGCCAGCCGGAGCTGCGATTCCTCTATTCGAAAGCCAAGGATCACGAACTCGACGTTCTCGTGGAAGTACACGACGAGGAGGAACTCGACCGCGCCATGGAAATCGGTGCTGAGACCATCGGCGTCAACAGCCGCAACCTCAAGACCTTCGAAGTCGATCTTCAGACTTCAATTCGCCTGTCCGAGCGATTGCCGGCAAATGTCCTGAAGGTCGCGGAAAGCGGCATTCACACGCCCCAGGACATCGCGATGTTGCGCGCCGCCGGCTTCCAGGCGTTCCTTGTCGGCGAATCGCTCATGCGCGCCGATTATCCCGGCAAAGCCCTCCGCGAACTTCTCGATGCGGTCGCCGTCGCCGAAAGCAGTGGAGCTGTCAGCTGA